The following are from one region of the Coriobacteriia bacterium genome:
- the obgE gene encoding GTPase ObgE: protein MFIDQVTIHVKAGDGGAGCMSFRREAHVPKGGPDGGDGGRGGDVVLVADGSLSSLIDYRFKHHFKATRGTHGKGSRLDGARGEVLSLRVPLGTVVRDADTGEQLGDLTHPAQRLIIAEGGHGGRGNPHFTTPTRRAPSFAELGEPGEERSLILELKLLADVALVGMPSVGKSSMIARMSAARPKIADYPFTTLIPNLGVARAGERSFVVADVPGLIEGAHEGKGLGHAFLRHIERTALIVHVVDLSGGWEGRDALEDYEIINHELAMHAAELESRPRVIVGNKADVEGAEVASEALRERARIDEVPYFEVSAITGAGIDPLIRSLAERVFELRSAVAQHEVPEAVYTYRPKRVREFTVRNLGGGVFEVEGRGVERMVITTEWDNEEGVAFLQKRLVRAGVERALAEAGAVDGDEIRIAGRSFDFDTGLESDPEIEFIEAEPDIDLVDDVETVGQVEGS, encoded by the coding sequence GTGTTCATCGACCAGGTGACGATACATGTCAAAGCAGGTGACGGCGGGGCTGGCTGCATGTCGTTCCGACGCGAGGCGCACGTGCCGAAGGGCGGGCCCGATGGCGGTGATGGCGGACGCGGTGGTGACGTGGTGCTCGTGGCCGACGGGTCGCTGTCCTCGCTGATCGACTACCGCTTCAAGCACCACTTCAAGGCGACGCGTGGCACGCACGGCAAGGGAAGTCGGCTGGACGGGGCCCGGGGCGAGGTGCTGTCGCTGCGCGTGCCGTTGGGTACCGTCGTGCGCGATGCCGATACCGGCGAACAGCTCGGGGATCTCACGCACCCGGCTCAGCGACTGATCATTGCCGAGGGCGGTCACGGTGGACGCGGCAACCCGCACTTCACCACTCCTACGCGACGCGCTCCCTCTTTCGCCGAACTCGGTGAGCCGGGCGAGGAGCGCTCTCTCATCCTCGAGCTCAAGTTGCTCGCCGATGTCGCGCTGGTGGGCATGCCGAGCGTGGGCAAGTCCTCGATGATCGCTCGCATGAGTGCGGCGCGCCCCAAGATCGCCGACTACCCGTTCACCACGCTTATCCCGAACCTCGGGGTCGCCCGTGCGGGCGAGCGCAGCTTCGTGGTCGCCGACGTGCCTGGCCTCATCGAGGGTGCACATGAGGGTAAGGGGCTTGGGCATGCGTTCCTGCGTCACATCGAGCGTACGGCGCTGATCGTGCACGTGGTCGACCTGTCCGGAGGGTGGGAGGGTCGAGACGCGCTCGAAGACTACGAGATCATCAATCACGAGTTGGCCATGCACGCCGCCGAGCTTGAGAGCCGACCCCGCGTCATCGTGGGGAACAAGGCTGACGTCGAGGGTGCTGAAGTGGCCTCGGAGGCCTTGCGCGAACGCGCTCGCATCGATGAGGTGCCCTACTTCGAGGTCTCCGCGATCACCGGTGCCGGAATCGACCCGCTCATTCGCTCGCTCGCCGAGCGGGTGTTCGAGCTGCGCAGCGCAGTGGCACAACACGAGGTCCCTGAAGCGGTCTACACCTACCGTCCCAAGCGGGTGCGCGAGTTCACGGTGCGCAACCTCGGCGGCGGCGTGTTCGAGGTCGAGGGGCGCGGCGTCGAGCGCATGGTCATCACGACCGAATGGGACAACGAGGAGGGCGTGGCGTTCCTCCAGAAGCGTCTTGTGCGTGCGGGGGTCGAGCGCGCACTTGCCGAGGCGGGCGCGGTCGATGGCGACGAGATCCGCATCGCCGGGAGGAGCTTCGATTTCGATACAGGGCTCGAGTCAGACCCTGAGATCGAGTTCATCGAGGCCGAGCCCGACATCGACCTGGTGGACGACGTTGAGACGGTCGGTCAGGTGGAGGGGTCGTGA
- a CDS encoding TIGR03936 family radical SAM-associated protein: MTPGEYRLRVRYGKTGRLRHLSHLEVVHALERSLRRANLPYAVTQGFNPHMKVAFGPALPVGTAGQNEYLDVWLTRYTSADDVLDTLVRSSPEDLAPREARFVGNDLASLTAALTIGMYRVEIDGKGIEDSQVQAALSQVMEEREFSIERKGKTKVYDLVRSIPKEPRTVGREGGVDIDLAIRMGPDGALRPEALVRFALSRVGIEPTALRTTRTDTLVESDEAVWSRPM; the protein is encoded by the coding sequence GTGACGCCCGGCGAGTATCGACTCCGCGTCCGCTACGGCAAGACCGGTCGGTTGCGCCACCTCTCGCACCTTGAGGTTGTCCATGCGCTGGAGCGCTCGCTGCGCCGTGCGAACCTTCCCTACGCGGTCACCCAGGGCTTCAACCCCCACATGAAAGTGGCGTTTGGGCCCGCACTACCGGTGGGAACCGCTGGTCAGAATGAGTACCTCGATGTGTGGTTGACGCGCTACACTAGCGCTGATGATGTGCTCGACACGCTCGTGCGCTCGTCACCTGAGGATCTTGCGCCTCGTGAGGCTCGCTTCGTCGGCAACGACCTGGCATCGCTGACCGCGGCGTTGACTATAGGGATGTATCGCGTCGAGATCGATGGGAAAGGCATCGAGGACAGCCAGGTGCAGGCGGCGCTCTCGCAGGTCATGGAGGAGCGCGAGTTCTCAATCGAACGCAAGGGCAAAACGAAGGTTTACGACCTGGTGCGCAGTATCCCGAAGGAACCGCGTACCGTTGGTCGGGAGGGCGGAGTCGATATCGACCTCGCCATCCGCATGGGCCCTGACGGGGCCCTTCGCCCTGAGGCGCTCGTGAGGTTCGCTCTCTCCCGTGTCGGCATCGAGCCGACCGCTTTGCGCACGACGCGCACCGATACGCTCGTCGAGAGTGATGAGGCGGTCTGGTCGCGTCCTATGTGA
- the mreC gene encoding rod shape-determining protein MreC: MRVQRTETRGPRIRWVVLYVALAIVIMTVWFREGDTGPLHRLRSVVQAGTAPVSATGEWVTRPIRGLIAWGSDLGVSRSQLEELRLQNQRLRVTVAELEEARLENERLRGLVKVARAGDVEAMGAHVIGRPANSWDGIITIDRGADDGITPGMPVVGAFGLLGQTVEVAKTSAKVRLITDQRSGVAGMIQRSRVEGVVKGSLDGRLTFDFVSVDTTVTPGDVVMTSGLGGVFPKGVVIGEVLEVERNPGALQQLIRVTPGGDPSGLEEVLVLIGDPPASDPTGGE; the protein is encoded by the coding sequence ATGAGAGTCCAGCGAACCGAGACACGAGGACCGCGCATTCGCTGGGTTGTGCTCTACGTCGCGCTCGCCATCGTGATCATGACCGTGTGGTTCCGTGAAGGTGATACCGGTCCGCTGCATCGGTTGAGAAGTGTGGTTCAAGCGGGCACCGCTCCCGTCTCCGCGACCGGGGAGTGGGTCACGCGTCCGATCAGGGGTCTCATCGCCTGGGGATCCGATCTGGGGGTCTCCCGAAGCCAGCTCGAGGAGTTGCGCCTCCAGAACCAGCGGCTCAGGGTGACCGTGGCTGAGCTCGAAGAGGCGCGACTCGAGAACGAGCGATTGCGCGGACTCGTGAAGGTCGCGCGCGCGGGTGATGTCGAGGCGATGGGTGCGCACGTGATCGGTCGTCCGGCCAACTCATGGGACGGGATCATCACCATCGACCGCGGTGCCGACGACGGAATCACGCCGGGAATGCCGGTGGTGGGCGCGTTCGGTCTGCTGGGTCAGACGGTCGAGGTCGCGAAGACCTCCGCGAAGGTGAGACTCATCACCGACCAGCGTTCGGGTGTGGCCGGAATGATTCAGCGCAGCCGCGTCGAGGGTGTGGTGAAGGGGTCGCTGGATGGGCGGCTCACCTTCGATTTCGTCAGCGTCGACACAACGGTGACCCCGGGCGATGTCGTGATGACATCCGGGCTGGGCGGGGTGTTTCCCAAAGGTGTCGTCATCGGGGAGGTGCTTGAGGTCGAGCGCAACCCGGGCGCGCTGCAGCAGCTGATCCGGGTCACCCCGGGCGGCGATCCCTCGGGGCTGGAAGAAGTGCTGGTGCTTATCGGCGATCCGCCGGCGTCCGATCCGACGGGGGGCGAGTGA
- a CDS encoding Rne/Rng family ribonuclease, with protein MADVAREMLISHDNNETRVALLEDRELVELYIERPRRSVAGNVYLGKVTDVLPGMQAAFVDIGLEKNAFLYVDEVVDPEGVEGVPRRPIAQLLRVGQTIIVQVVKDPMGTKGARVTTEVTLPGRFLVLMPFSNFVGVSKKIADEERERLHDIVAPKVPQGTGIIVRTVAQGVSGRDLETDLEFLLRLWKRVSHLAAESLAPEIIYTEMDLALRFIRDVFSDEFKRLTIDDKPTYDKVASFLKKTSPALVKRLVLHRDRESLFDAFGVQGTIDAALQRVVHLPSGGHLTIDKTEALTAIDVNTGKFVGKRNLEDTILKTNLEAAEEAVRQLRLRDIGGIIIIDFIDMELAASRQLVMGRLSTALGRDRTKTRLGEMSRLNLVEITRKNVTEGLYGILTEPCPTCGGDGRIVSHTTRRITVERRMRDVLRSGRADAYLFGLEPETFRLVTGPGLNVVAALRAETGCRVTIVPDEEAAPTEVRILIEGRAGALGRR; from the coding sequence GTGGCCGATGTGGCCCGCGAGATGCTCATCTCGCATGACAACAACGAGACCCGAGTAGCGCTACTCGAGGATCGTGAGCTTGTCGAACTGTATATCGAACGTCCGCGCCGCAGCGTGGCGGGCAACGTCTACCTCGGCAAGGTGACCGACGTTCTGCCCGGTATGCAGGCGGCGTTCGTGGACATCGGGCTTGAGAAGAACGCGTTCCTCTACGTCGACGAGGTCGTCGACCCCGAGGGCGTCGAGGGCGTGCCACGTCGGCCGATCGCCCAGCTTCTCAGGGTCGGCCAGACGATCATCGTGCAGGTGGTCAAGGACCCCATGGGGACCAAGGGTGCCCGCGTGACGACCGAGGTCACCCTGCCGGGACGCTTCCTCGTCCTCATGCCGTTCTCGAACTTCGTCGGCGTCTCCAAGAAGATCGCCGATGAAGAGCGCGAACGGCTGCATGACATCGTGGCGCCTAAGGTACCGCAGGGCACGGGTATCATCGTGCGCACCGTCGCCCAGGGTGTCTCCGGCCGCGACCTGGAGACCGACCTCGAGTTCCTGCTGCGTCTGTGGAAGCGCGTGAGCCACCTCGCGGCCGAGTCGCTCGCCCCGGAGATCATCTACACCGAGATGGACCTGGCGCTGCGTTTCATACGCGACGTCTTCTCAGATGAGTTCAAGCGCCTCACGATCGACGACAAGCCGACCTACGACAAGGTCGCGTCGTTTCTCAAGAAGACGTCGCCGGCACTCGTGAAGCGGTTGGTGCTTCACAGGGATCGCGAATCACTGTTCGACGCGTTCGGTGTGCAGGGCACGATCGACGCCGCCCTACAGCGGGTCGTTCATCTCCCGAGCGGCGGCCATCTCACCATAGACAAGACCGAGGCGCTCACAGCCATCGACGTCAACACCGGCAAGTTCGTCGGTAAGCGCAACCTTGAAGACACGATCCTCAAGACGAACCTCGAGGCGGCCGAAGAGGCCGTTCGACAGCTGCGTCTGCGAGATATCGGTGGCATCATCATCATCGACTTCATCGACATGGAACTTGCCGCATCGAGGCAGCTGGTCATGGGACGGCTGTCGACGGCCCTGGGTCGTGACCGCACGAAGACCCGTCTGGGCGAGATGTCGCGCCTGAACCTCGTCGAGATCACGCGGAAGAACGTGACCGAAGGTCTCTACGGGATTCTGACCGAACCGTGTCCGACGTGCGGTGGAGACGGGCGCATCGTCTCCCATACAACCCGCCGCATCACGGTGGAGCGACGCATGCGCGACGTCTTGAGGTCGGGTCGGGCCGACGCCTATCTGTTCGGGCTTGAGCCTGAGACGTTCCGACTGGTGACGGGGCCGGGCCTCAACGTGGTTGCCGCATTGCGCGCCGAGACCGGGTGCCGCGTGACGATCGTTCCGGATGAAGAGGCGGCCCCCACCGAGGTGCGCATCCTGATCGAGGGGCGTGCGGGAGCGCTTGGCCGCAGGTGA
- a CDS encoding TIGR03960 family B12-binding radical SAM protein, which translates to MTHVDLWPRVEPLLSRIERPARYVNREWGASHHPQAEYRAVLLYPDTYEIGQANQALGILYEKLNALDDVAAERAYLPAADLIALMREEKLPLFSLESCAPVASFDLFGITVPYELTWTNILEALDLAGLPVRSADRDDKHPLVVGGGPCVYNPEPFAPFFDAILIGEGEEALAEMVAVHRSARAAGSTREEVLRALATVQGVYVPSLYVPQYCADGSFSGVDVADGAPFPVVKRVVADLDAQRSPTCPIVPFVDVVHDRYALEVLRGCTRGCRFCQAGMVYRPVRERSPDTIVRDALAGLACTGHDEVSLTSLSTADHSQLEEVLRRLSRRLAGSGTSVSLPSLRVDAFSVDMARLIAGTGRKSGLTFAPEAGTQRLRDVINKNVTDEDLLGTVTRAFEAGWRRVKLYFMIGLPTETDEDVRAIGSLVWRVLDAARAATPPAQRGSIRIAVSVSTFVPKVQTPFQWEAQVSLEEVRRRQQIVREAMPRKGVDLHWHDADVSFLEGVMARGGRKVADAVETAWRGGAVFDAWTERFDLGRWLGAFEEVGVDPAAIANRERSLDEPLPWEHISAGVSRAYLESERNLAFCEQTTPDCSFTSCTGCDVCGDLGVDIVVGGVRS; encoded by the coding sequence GTGACGCACGTCGATCTGTGGCCCCGCGTCGAACCACTGCTGTCGCGCATCGAACGCCCTGCACGCTACGTCAACCGCGAATGGGGGGCTTCCCACCACCCTCAAGCCGAATACCGTGCGGTACTGCTCTACCCGGACACCTATGAGATCGGGCAGGCGAACCAAGCGCTCGGAATCCTGTACGAGAAGCTCAACGCCCTTGACGATGTGGCCGCTGAGCGCGCCTACCTTCCTGCAGCCGATCTGATCGCGCTGATGCGCGAGGAGAAGCTGCCGCTCTTCTCGCTCGAATCGTGTGCCCCGGTGGCTTCGTTCGACCTGTTCGGCATCACGGTGCCCTACGAGCTGACGTGGACCAATATTCTCGAAGCACTCGACCTTGCCGGTCTGCCCGTACGCTCGGCCGACCGAGATGACAAGCACCCCTTGGTGGTTGGCGGCGGGCCGTGCGTCTATAACCCCGAGCCGTTTGCGCCGTTCTTCGACGCTATCCTGATCGGCGAAGGTGAAGAGGCGCTCGCGGAGATGGTGGCGGTACACCGCAGCGCCCGGGCCGCGGGGTCGACGCGCGAGGAGGTTCTTCGTGCGCTGGCGACCGTGCAAGGCGTGTACGTTCCCTCGCTGTACGTGCCGCAGTACTGCGCTGATGGGTCCTTCTCCGGTGTCGATGTCGCCGACGGCGCGCCGTTTCCCGTGGTCAAGCGTGTCGTCGCAGACCTCGATGCTCAACGCTCGCCCACCTGCCCCATCGTCCCGTTCGTCGACGTCGTGCACGACAGGTACGCGCTTGAGGTGCTCCGGGGCTGTACGCGCGGGTGCCGGTTCTGTCAGGCCGGCATGGTCTACCGCCCCGTGCGGGAACGTTCGCCCGATACCATCGTCAGGGATGCGCTGGCTGGCTTGGCGTGCACGGGCCACGACGAAGTCTCGCTCACGTCGCTGTCCACCGCCGACCACAGTCAGCTGGAGGAGGTGCTGCGACGTCTCTCTCGCCGCCTTGCGGGAAGCGGAACCTCGGTGTCACTTCCGTCGCTTCGGGTGGACGCGTTCAGCGTGGATATGGCGCGGCTCATCGCCGGCACCGGACGCAAGAGCGGGCTCACGTTCGCGCCGGAGGCCGGGACGCAACGGTTGCGCGATGTCATCAACAAGAACGTGACCGACGAGGATCTCCTCGGCACGGTCACCCGCGCGTTCGAGGCGGGCTGGCGGCGCGTGAAGCTCTACTTCATGATTGGGCTGCCCACCGAGACCGACGAGGATGTCCGCGCCATCGGTAGTCTGGTCTGGCGCGTTCTCGATGCTGCCAGGGCGGCGACTCCACCGGCCCAACGGGGATCGATTCGCATAGCGGTGAGCGTGTCCACGTTCGTGCCCAAGGTGCAGACACCGTTCCAATGGGAGGCGCAGGTCAGCCTCGAGGAAGTTCGGCGTCGCCAGCAGATCGTGAGGGAGGCTATGCCAAGAAAGGGAGTCGACCTGCATTGGCATGATGCCGACGTCTCCTTTCTTGAGGGCGTGATGGCACGTGGCGGCAGAAAGGTCGCTGACGCGGTCGAGACAGCCTGGCGTGGCGGCGCGGTGTTCGACGCGTGGACGGAGCGATTCGACCTGGGCCGCTGGCTCGGGGCGTTCGAAGAGGTAGGGGTCGACCCCGCCGCAATCGCGAATCGCGAGCGTTCCCTCGATGAGCCGCTTCCCTGGGAGCATATCTCTGCGGGCGTTTCTCGTGCGTACCTAGAGAGCGAGCGGAACCTCGCCTTCTGCGAGCAGACCACGCCGGACTGCAGCTTCACCAGCTGTACGGGTTGCGACGTCTGCGGTGACCTGGGAGTCGATATCGTCGTCGGGGGAGTGCGCTCGTGA
- the mreD gene encoding rod shape-determining protein MreD, with the protein MSRFVPAAVALFVAAILQVGLAPYLAIGGVVPNFLLLVVVTLALTTGSGEGAAVGFTAGLMFDLIGSGPVGPMALVLALAGFVAGLLHEAMFAEGWLQPLTVFAITALVCEIAYMLLLSLLGVEIPFWSALLTKAVPAAVYNTALALLVYPWLARFLRQERLIKTFRRLA; encoded by the coding sequence ATGTCTCGGTTCGTGCCAGCCGCAGTCGCGCTGTTCGTTGCGGCGATCCTTCAGGTCGGCCTTGCCCCGTATCTGGCCATCGGCGGTGTGGTTCCTAACTTCCTGCTGCTCGTCGTGGTCACCCTCGCTCTGACCACCGGCTCAGGCGAAGGCGCTGCTGTAGGATTCACCGCCGGTCTCATGTTCGACCTCATCGGTTCCGGACCGGTGGGCCCGATGGCGCTCGTACTGGCGCTTGCCGGGTTCGTCGCGGGGCTTTTGCACGAGGCGATGTTCGCTGAAGGGTGGTTGCAGCCGCTCACCGTCTTCGCCATCACCGCACTGGTGTGCGAGATCGCCTACATGTTGCTGTTATCGCTGCTGGGTGTGGAGATTCCGTTCTGGAGTGCCTTGTTGACGAAGGCCGTGCCTGCGGCGGTGTACAATACGGCACTAGCCCTGCTCGTCTATCCGTGGCTGGCCCGCTTCTTGCGCCAAGAGCGCCTGATCAAGACATTTCGCCGGCTGGCGTGA
- the rpmA gene encoding 50S ribosomal protein L27, translated as MAHKKGLGSTKNGRDSRAKRLGVKRYAGETVGTGTIIVRQRGTHFHPGDGVGRGGDDTLFALRDGIVEFTRGLKRRVHVRPLEG; from the coding sequence ATGGCTCATAAGAAGGGTCTCGGCTCCACCAAGAACGGCCGCGATTCCCGGGCGAAGCGCCTCGGGGTCAAGCGGTACGCTGGTGAGACCGTCGGTACGGGCACGATCATCGTGCGCCAGCGCGGAACGCATTTCCACCCCGGCGACGGTGTGGGACGCGGCGGCGACGACACGCTGTTCGCTCTGCGTGACGGTATTGTCGAGTTCACACGCGGCCTCAAGCGGCGCGTTCACGTTCGACCGCTCGAGGGCTAG
- the mrdA gene encoding penicillin-binding protein 2, with protein sequence MPTFRHRLKPRFAVFGGVLLLLLLVLALRLWSMQVLSGPVYAAQADQNRVREVTTVAARGRILDRNGRELVTNRPTHVVLAPSQVAEDEEMMGRLSNLLKVSVPEIRERLLSRKEAALSLRVIAVDVPLQTVAYLSEHASEFPGVEVDTRAIREYPNKTLASHVLGYTGEISREELAKPDFAGYDPNDIVGKAGAERSFENALQGDRGRRVMEVDAMGRSQRIISEVDPVPGRDIRLTIDSRVQRVAEKALKDAMQDAKREKFYRAKAGAIVALDVKSGEVLAMASLPTYDPSVFLGGISEQQWRSLTSTSSEYPLTNRAMMAQYPPASTFKAFTGLAGLTYGVTGQWTMHDCEGTWTGMGTQWKKRCWNRTGHGMVSFMDGIEESCDTVFYEIGHSFYKGGDEKLQSFIRSFGYGSMTGIDLPGEVDGRVPDKAWKKAWNEDYPEYQGWNPGDTVNMAIGQGDVLATPLQVATTFGGIANNGKVMRPHVLRQILGTDGKPVLTVKPEVEFAPKVSRSNLDIMEQALLSVTRTGTGRSAFNGFRVPIAGKTGTAEVANKDDYAWFVGYGPAAKPRYVVAVVVEQGGGGGAVAAPAARQVLAALLGEKIERVTATDPSR encoded by the coding sequence GTGCCCACCTTTCGTCACAGGCTCAAGCCACGCTTCGCCGTCTTCGGCGGCGTTCTTCTGCTGCTTCTGCTCGTCTTGGCCCTGCGACTGTGGTCCATGCAGGTGCTTTCCGGACCTGTCTACGCCGCGCAGGCCGATCAGAACCGAGTTCGTGAGGTCACCACCGTCGCTGCGCGCGGTCGCATCTTGGATAGAAATGGCCGCGAACTCGTCACGAACCGTCCGACGCATGTCGTGCTGGCACCGTCTCAGGTTGCCGAAGACGAAGAGATGATGGGTCGGCTGTCGAACCTGCTCAAGGTGTCGGTTCCCGAGATCCGCGAGAGGCTGCTCAGCCGCAAAGAGGCCGCGCTGTCACTGCGCGTGATAGCCGTGGACGTTCCCCTCCAGACGGTGGCCTACCTCTCCGAACACGCTTCTGAGTTCCCCGGCGTTGAGGTCGACACCCGTGCCATTCGCGAGTATCCCAACAAGACGCTCGCCTCCCACGTGCTCGGCTACACGGGTGAGATCTCCCGGGAGGAGTTGGCAAAGCCGGATTTCGCGGGCTATGACCCGAACGATATCGTCGGAAAGGCGGGCGCTGAACGCTCCTTCGAGAATGCGCTGCAGGGGGATCGCGGACGGCGCGTGATGGAAGTGGACGCGATGGGCCGTTCGCAGCGGATCATCAGCGAAGTCGATCCGGTGCCGGGGCGCGACATTCGTCTGACTATCGACTCGCGTGTGCAAAGGGTTGCAGAGAAGGCGCTCAAGGACGCGATGCAGGATGCGAAGCGTGAGAAGTTCTATCGCGCAAAGGCCGGCGCGATCGTGGCCCTCGACGTCAAGAGCGGTGAGGTCCTCGCCATGGCCAGCCTGCCCACCTACGATCCGTCGGTGTTTCTCGGTGGCATCTCAGAGCAGCAGTGGCGCTCGCTCACTTCGACGAGCTCAGAGTACCCGCTCACCAACCGCGCCATGATGGCGCAGTACCCGCCGGCATCGACATTCAAGGCGTTCACCGGCCTCGCGGGCCTGACCTATGGCGTGACAGGACAGTGGACCATGCATGACTGCGAGGGCACCTGGACCGGAATGGGCACGCAGTGGAAGAAGAGGTGCTGGAACCGTACGGGTCACGGCATGGTTTCGTTCATGGACGGGATCGAGGAATCGTGCGACACCGTCTTCTACGAGATCGGTCACAGCTTCTACAAGGGCGGCGACGAGAAGCTGCAGTCGTTCATTCGCTCGTTCGGCTACGGCAGCATGACCGGCATCGACTTGCCCGGTGAGGTGGATGGTCGTGTCCCGGACAAGGCCTGGAAGAAGGCCTGGAACGAGGACTACCCCGAGTATCAGGGCTGGAATCCGGGCGACACTGTCAACATGGCGATCGGGCAGGGTGACGTGCTGGCCACGCCGCTCCAGGTCGCTACCACCTTTGGCGGCATAGCGAACAACGGCAAAGTGATGCGGCCGCATGTGCTGCGCCAGATACTGGGCACTGACGGCAAGCCCGTGCTGACCGTGAAACCAGAAGTGGAGTTCGCGCCCAAAGTCTCCCGGTCGAACCTGGACATCATGGAGCAGGCACTTCTGAGTGTCACGCGTACGGGCACCGGCAGGAGCGCCTTCAACGGCTTCAGGGTGCCGATCGCAGGCAAGACCGGTACCGCGGAGGTCGCGAACAAGGACGACTACGCCTGGTTCGTCGGGTACGGTCCCGCAGCGAAGCCGCGTTACGTCGTCGCCGTCGTCGTGGAACAGGGTGGCGGTGGCGGTGCTGTGGCCGCCCCGGCAGCGCGGCAGGTGCTGGCGGCCCTGCTGGGTGAGAAGATCGAGCGCGTGACTGCGACGGACCCCTCCCGGTGA
- the rplU gene encoding 50S ribosomal protein L21: protein MYAVVATGGKQLKVAAGDVVSVEKLDAAVGDSVKFDVIFLANEGEITVDVDALAASTVTGEVVEHYKGEKAVIFKFKKRKGYKRLKGHRQNLTRVRITDVAAGEAKKKAAPKKKAAAKVEEPVAVATEAPETAE from the coding sequence ATGTACGCAGTCGTTGCCACCGGTGGTAAGCAGCTCAAAGTCGCAGCCGGCGATGTCGTGAGTGTCGAGAAGCTCGACGCCGCGGTCGGTGATAGCGTGAAGTTTGATGTCATCTTTCTCGCGAACGAGGGTGAGATCACGGTTGACGTCGACGCCTTGGCCGCATCCACCGTCACGGGTGAGGTCGTCGAGCACTACAAGGGCGAGAAGGCCGTCATCTTCAAGTTCAAGAAGCGCAAGGGCTACAAGCGCCTCAAGGGTCATCGTCAGAATCTGACGCGCGTTCGTATCACGGACGTCGCCGCGGGTGAGGCCAAGAAGAAGGCCGCTCCCAAGAAGAAGGCCGCCGCGAAGGTCGAGGAGCCGGTCGCCGTTGCGACCGAGGCCCCCGAGACCGCCGAGTAG
- the rodA gene encoding rod shape-determining protein RodA: protein MKERSLTKNVNPALIACVLLLAVYGSVIVRSAVSGMDAGDALFRRHLLGLAVGLVPLVVAWVIDYRKFQGWIGPLMLLNAFLILSPRIPGLGDEAGGATSWLQIAGFRLFQPSEPAKLVTIIIMAAVIARYDGSISKARDVAKIMGILAVPLGLILLQPDLGTGLVFIAITMGMLLVGGLKPRWFLLFALVGVVLTGVVLRAGVLEEYQVNRLLVFVDPKLDPTGAGYNLEQSKIAIGSGEVTGKGLGKSTQGNLNFLPERHTDFIFSVLGEEFGFAGAMMLLAVYLALLLTSLEIAASSRDLFGSLIVVGVMSMWTFQIFENVGMTIGLMPITGIPLPFMSFGSSFMVTNLAATGMLLSVWSRRAG from the coding sequence GTGAAGGAGCGATCCCTCACCAAGAACGTCAATCCCGCGCTGATCGCGTGCGTCCTACTGCTGGCGGTCTACGGTAGCGTCATCGTGCGCTCTGCGGTGTCCGGGATGGACGCGGGCGACGCATTGTTCCGCCGCCACCTCCTCGGGCTCGCGGTCGGGCTCGTCCCGCTCGTCGTGGCGTGGGTGATCGACTACCGGAAGTTCCAAGGGTGGATCGGCCCCCTGATGCTTCTCAATGCGTTTCTCATCCTGTCCCCGCGGATTCCCGGTCTCGGCGACGAAGCGGGCGGCGCGACGTCCTGGCTGCAGATTGCGGGTTTCCGGCTGTTCCAGCCCTCAGAGCCCGCGAAACTCGTCACCATCATCATCATGGCGGCAGTCATCGCGCGCTACGACGGCTCCATCAGCAAGGCCCGCGACGTCGCCAAGATCATGGGCATTCTCGCGGTACCGCTTGGTCTGATACTTCTGCAGCCGGACCTCGGAACGGGTCTCGTGTTCATCGCCATCACGATGGGGATGCTGTTGGTCGGAGGTCTGAAGCCGCGCTGGTTCTTGCTGTTCGCACTCGTCGGTGTCGTGCTCACGGGTGTCGTGCTGAGGGCGGGGGTTCTCGAGGAGTATCAGGTCAACAGGCTGCTCGTATTCGTGGATCCGAAGCTTGATCCGACGGGCGCGGGATACAACCTGGAGCAGAGCAAGATCGCCATCGGATCGGGCGAAGTCACCGGCAAAGGGCTCGGCAAGAGCACTCAGGGCAACCTCAACTTCCTCCCCGAACGCCATACCGACTTCATCTTCAGCGTTCTGGGCGAGGAGTTCGGGTTCGCGGGAGCGATGATGCTTCTGGCCGTCTATCTCGCACTGTTGCTCACTTCGCTCGAGATCGCCGCTTCGTCGAGGGACCTGTTCGGTTCACTCATCGTGGTGGGCGTGATGAGCATGTGGACGTTTCAGATATTCGAGAACGTGGGAATGACGATCGGGCTCATGCCGATCACGGGGATTCCGCTACCCTTCATGAGCTTCGGTTCATCGTTCATGGTCACCAACCTCGCCGCCACGGGTATGCTCCTGTCGGTGTGGTCGCGACGGGCGGGCTAA